AACTAAAATATCAGCGATAGCAACTTTGATTTTTGATGCAGGTACATCTACTTTATCATGCTTTGCTGTATTACCGTTACGAATTCTTGTAAGCATATCTGCAATTGGATCGCTCATTGTCATAATGTACTACCTCCTTCCGTGTGTTTACCAACTTGCTTTTTTAACGCCTGGTATTTGACCTTTATAAGCTAATTCGCGGAAGCAAATTCTGCATATACCATATTTTCTTAAATATCCATGTGGACGACCACATATACGACAACGGTTATAAGCTCTTGTAGAGAACTTAGGTTCGCGCTGTTGTTTGATTTTCATCGATTTTTTAGCCACTCTAGTTACCTCCTTTTACTTGCTGAAAGGCATTCCCATTAATTTTAATAGTTCACGAGCTTCTTCGTCTGAGTTAGCTGTAGTAACAAAAATAATGTCCATACCTCTAACTTTATCAATTTTATCATATTCGATTTCTGGGAAGATAATCTGTTCTTTAATACCTAAAG
This window of the Vallitalea okinawensis genome carries:
- a CDS encoding type Z 30S ribosomal protein S14, whose translation is MAKKSMKIKQQREPKFSTRAYNRCRICGRPHGYLRKYGICRICFRELAYKGQIPGVKKASW